A single Alphaproteobacteria bacterium DNA region contains:
- a CDS encoding phosphatidate cytidylyltransferase: MVLDRRAYARGVVSPTIENLNARIRAWWVMVAFMGVAVLLGSIAIIVLVAICSFLALREMLTLVQTRHADHFVLAGIFFIVLPAQYVLIAIDWYGLYSIFIPVYAFLVAPIIAVLRGDTTRFLERISETQWSMMVCVYCISHVPAIMMLPIPGYEGRQFLLVAFLVIVVQSSDVLQYVWGKLFGRRKIAPSLSPSKTVEGFLGGVASATALGGALWWITPFSVFDAGLLALIICLMGFCGGLVMSAIKRDLGVKDWGNLIEGHGGILDRLDSVIFAAPIFFHITRYWWTP, encoded by the coding sequence ATGGTGCTCGACCGCCGCGCGTACGCACGCGGTGTCGTCAGCCCGACGATCGAGAACCTCAACGCCCGCATCCGCGCCTGGTGGGTGATGGTGGCGTTCATGGGTGTCGCCGTGCTGCTGGGCAGCATCGCCATCATCGTGCTGGTGGCGATCTGCTCGTTCCTGGCGCTGCGCGAGATGCTGACGCTCGTCCAGACGCGCCACGCCGATCACTTCGTGCTGGCCGGCATCTTCTTCATCGTGTTGCCGGCGCAGTACGTGCTGATCGCCATCGACTGGTACGGGCTCTACTCGATCTTCATCCCGGTCTACGCCTTCCTCGTCGCGCCGATCATCGCCGTGCTGCGCGGCGATACCACGCGTTTCCTCGAGCGCATCTCGGAGACGCAGTGGAGCATGATGGTCTGCGTCTACTGCATCTCCCACGTGCCGGCGATCATGATGCTGCCGATCCCCGGCTACGAGGGCCGCCAGTTCCTGCTGGTCGCCTTCCTGGTGATCGTCGTGCAGTCGAGCGACGTGCTGCAATACGTCTGGGGCAAGCTGTTCGGCCGCCGCAAGATCGCGCCTTCGCTGTCGCCGTCGAAGACCGTCGAGGGCTTCCTGGGCGGCGTCGCCAGCGCCACCGCGCTCGGTGGCGCGCTGTGGTGGATCACGCCGTTCAGCGTGTTCGACGCCGGGCTGCTGGCCTTGATCATCTGCCTGATGGGCTTCTGCGGCGGCCTGGTGATGTCGGCGATCAAGCGCGACCTCGGCGTCAAGGACTGGGGCAACCTGATCGAGGGCCACGGCGGCATCCTCGACCGGCTCGATTCGGTGATCTTCGCCGCCCCGATCTTCTTCCACATCACGCGCTACTGGTGGACGCCGTGA
- a CDS encoding 1-acyl-sn-glycerol-3-phosphate acyltransferase, producing the protein MQRTFLEEAAATLVIEAARLATGARPLWQGCAPEIRQRVYFANHTSHGDFVLLWASLPRAIRRTTRPIAGEDYWYATKARRWVVDRVFRAVTIPRTGGGREAVERMRAALEEGSSLIVFPEGTRNMTDQKLLPLRNGLFWLAHMRPDVECVPVWIANLNRVLPKGEFLPIPLLCTVTFGAPLTLRPEETREAFLARAREALLSLAPRHLGSGSGAAVESAP; encoded by the coding sequence ATGCAGCGCACGTTCCTCGAAGAAGCCGCCGCCACGCTGGTCATCGAGGCGGCGCGACTGGCCACCGGCGCGCGGCCGCTGTGGCAGGGCTGCGCGCCGGAGATCCGCCAGCGCGTCTATTTCGCCAACCATACCAGCCATGGCGATTTCGTGCTGCTGTGGGCCTCGCTGCCGCGCGCCATCCGGCGCACGACGCGGCCGATCGCCGGCGAGGATTACTGGTACGCCACGAAGGCGCGGCGCTGGGTGGTCGACCGCGTCTTCCGCGCCGTCACCATCCCGCGGACGGGCGGCGGGCGCGAGGCGGTCGAGCGCATGCGCGCGGCGCTCGAGGAGGGCTCCTCGCTGATCGTCTTCCCCGAGGGCACCCGCAACATGACCGACCAGAAGCTGCTGCCGCTGCGCAACGGCCTGTTCTGGCTGGCGCATATGCGGCCGGACGTCGAATGCGTGCCGGTGTGGATCGCCAACCTCAACCGTGTGCTGCCCAAGGGCGAGTTCCTGCCCATCCCGCTGCTCTGCACCGTCACCTTCGGCGCGCCGCTGACGTTGCGGCCCGAGGAGACGCGCGAGGCCTTCCTCGCGCGCGCCCGCGAGGCGCTGCTGTCGCTGGCGCCGCGCCATCTCGGCTCGGGCTCGGGCGCGGCGGTGGAGAGCGCGCCGTGA